A DNA window from Vanacampus margaritifer isolate UIUO_Vmar chromosome 19, RoL_Vmar_1.0, whole genome shotgun sequence contains the following coding sequences:
- the fam228a gene encoding protein FAM228A isoform X2, whose product MSRPKRSKDGVITYHIPFSIGLLASEVTESKCPPPPKAGPSAPVKKRNSSGCVKQNKRDGAAGAQEYRLRQGTLSYTPTRRLQVKMEDEIEGVKELIRPLLDTQKELASFLSMQDEAKVMKREVMRRCLYEDVWGSLQKRLDHHMAVCNPAEIKMRQNLYQLYLNHGNAKGYVFLDICDLKQYNPYLLHEKKPHKCKVRMAELKEKEVLFERSKIVKNRCGAGCQYKWIRQRQVQDGDDVTAAISLLPAESAKSSTSRERTCLDVMYHIRESSILDGTCHHAGCWFSR is encoded by the exons atgtCACGGCCAAAAAGGAGCAAAGATGGCGTCATCACCTACCACATACCGTTTAGTATCGGCCTTCTGGCGTCTGAG GTGACAGAGTCCAAGTGCCCGCCGCCGCCTAAGGCGGGACCCAGTGCGCCAGTGAAGAAGAGGAATTCTAGCGGGTGTGTTAAACAGAATAAACGGGATGGCGCCGCGGGGGCACAAGAATACAGGCTGCGGCAAGGCACACTGTCTTACACCCCTACCAGGCGACTGCAG GTGAAAATGGAGGATGAAATTGAAGGGGTAAAAGAATTGATTCGCCCTTTACTAGACACACAAAAG GAGCTGGCATCTTTCCTGAGCATGCAAGATGAAGCCAAGGTAATGAAGAGGGAGGTGATGCGCAGGTGTCTGTATGAGGACGTGTGGGGTTCGCTCCAAAAGAGGCTCGACCACCACATGGCCGTCTGCAATCCGGCTGAGATCAAGATGCGCCAGAACTTGTACCAACTATATCTAAATCACGGGAACGCCAAG GGTTACGTCTTTCTGGATATTTGTGACCTGAAGCAATACAATCCGTATCTTCTCCACGAAAAAAAGCCGCACAAGTGCAAG GTGAGGATGGCCGAGTTGAAGGAGAAAGAAGTATTATTCGAGAGGTCCAAGATTGTTAAGAATCGCTGTGGAGCAG GGTGTCAGTACAAGTGGATCAGACAGCGCCAGGTCCAAGATGGTGACGATGTGACAGCTGCGATCAGCTTACTCCCTGCCGAGTCAGCGAAGAGCAGCACGAGCCGCGAGAGGACCTG CCTGGACGTAATGTACCACATACGCGAGTCCTCCATACTGGACGGGACGTGCCATCACGCCGGCTGCTGGTTCTCCAGATGA
- the fam228a gene encoding protein FAM228A isoform X1 encodes MHHGGSWFGSGGSYVAVGDMDSITDMSRPKRSKDGVITYHIPFSIGLLASEVTESKCPPPPKAGPSAPVKKRNSSGCVKQNKRDGAAGAQEYRLRQGTLSYTPTRRLQVKMEDEIEGVKELIRPLLDTQKELASFLSMQDEAKVMKREVMRRCLYEDVWGSLQKRLDHHMAVCNPAEIKMRQNLYQLYLNHGNAKGYVFLDICDLKQYNPYLLHEKKPHKCKVRMAELKEKEVLFERSKIVKNRCGAGCQYKWIRQRQVQDGDDVTAAISLLPAESAKSSTSRERTCLDVMYHIRESSILDGTCHHAGCWFSR; translated from the exons ATGCATCATGGGGGATCTTGGTTTGGAAGTGGCGGGAGCTATGTCGCCGTGGGTGACATGGATAGCATAACAG acatgtCACGGCCAAAAAGGAGCAAAGATGGCGTCATCACCTACCACATACCGTTTAGTATCGGCCTTCTGGCGTCTGAG GTGACAGAGTCCAAGTGCCCGCCGCCGCCTAAGGCGGGACCCAGTGCGCCAGTGAAGAAGAGGAATTCTAGCGGGTGTGTTAAACAGAATAAACGGGATGGCGCCGCGGGGGCACAAGAATACAGGCTGCGGCAAGGCACACTGTCTTACACCCCTACCAGGCGACTGCAG GTGAAAATGGAGGATGAAATTGAAGGGGTAAAAGAATTGATTCGCCCTTTACTAGACACACAAAAG GAGCTGGCATCTTTCCTGAGCATGCAAGATGAAGCCAAGGTAATGAAGAGGGAGGTGATGCGCAGGTGTCTGTATGAGGACGTGTGGGGTTCGCTCCAAAAGAGGCTCGACCACCACATGGCCGTCTGCAATCCGGCTGAGATCAAGATGCGCCAGAACTTGTACCAACTATATCTAAATCACGGGAACGCCAAG GGTTACGTCTTTCTGGATATTTGTGACCTGAAGCAATACAATCCGTATCTTCTCCACGAAAAAAAGCCGCACAAGTGCAAG GTGAGGATGGCCGAGTTGAAGGAGAAAGAAGTATTATTCGAGAGGTCCAAGATTGTTAAGAATCGCTGTGGAGCAG GGTGTCAGTACAAGTGGATCAGACAGCGCCAGGTCCAAGATGGTGACGATGTGACAGCTGCGATCAGCTTACTCCCTGCCGAGTCAGCGAAGAGCAGCACGAGCCGCGAGAGGACCTG CCTGGACGTAATGTACCACATACGCGAGTCCTCCATACTGGACGGGACGTGCCATCACGCCGGCTGCTGGTTCTCCAGATGA